A genome region from Pseudoalteromonas tetraodonis includes the following:
- the plsY gene encoding glycerol-3-phosphate 1-O-acyltransferase PlsY has translation MLVILMFVLAYLLGSISSAILVSRLFKLPDPRTHGSNNPGATNVYRLGGSLPACLVLVFDILKGTIPVWGAYFLKLEPLELGLIAVAACLGHIYPLFFSFKGGKAVATAFGSLLPIGLSLGGLLIGTWLLIVAITRYSSLAALVAVTLAPLYTWWIKPLYTLPVTFITLLIIIRHRTNIVRLFKGEEPKVGTKQAPTDDKK, from the coding sequence GTGTTAGTCATTTTAATGTTTGTTTTAGCCTATTTGCTCGGCTCGATTTCATCGGCCATTTTAGTGTCGCGGCTATTCAAACTCCCCGATCCACGCACGCATGGCTCCAATAATCCAGGTGCAACCAATGTTTACCGCTTAGGCGGGTCACTTCCTGCATGCTTAGTTTTAGTCTTCGATATTTTAAAGGGCACAATCCCTGTTTGGGGCGCTTATTTTTTAAAACTCGAGCCATTAGAGCTTGGTTTAATCGCCGTTGCTGCATGCCTAGGGCATATATACCCGTTATTCTTTAGTTTTAAGGGCGGTAAGGCGGTTGCAACTGCATTTGGCTCGTTACTACCGATAGGGCTTTCTTTAGGAGGGTTATTGATTGGTACTTGGTTGCTGATTGTCGCGATTACTCGTTACTCATCACTTGCCGCGTTAGTGGCCGTTACGCTAGCCCCTTTATACACATGGTGGATAAAACCGTTATACACCTTACCGGTGACCTTTATTACGCTACTGATCATTATTAGGCATCGCACTAATATTGTGCGTTTATTTAAAGGGGAAGAACCAAAAGTAGGGACTAAACAAGCCCCTACAGATGATAAGAAGTAA
- the folK gene encoding 2-amino-4-hydroxy-6-hydroxymethyldihydropteridine diphosphokinase yields the protein MAQIFISLGSNINKAEHIRRALVALNKHFKNTQHSSVFESEAVGFAGNNFYNSVLAATTEMALEDVCALLKQIERDNGRKANDKKFSPRTLDLDLLFYDDVICESPAQLPRDEITKNAFVLQPLAEVAPDFYHPVAKKTIAQIWNAYNNPQQKLWKVEFSNP from the coding sequence ATGGCGCAAATATTTATTAGTTTAGGGTCAAATATTAATAAAGCAGAGCATATCAGGCGTGCTTTAGTGGCGTTAAATAAACACTTTAAAAATACACAACATTCTTCGGTGTTTGAAAGTGAAGCGGTGGGTTTTGCCGGTAATAACTTTTACAACTCCGTACTCGCTGCCACTACCGAAATGGCGCTTGAAGATGTGTGTGCGTTATTAAAACAAATAGAGCGCGATAATGGTCGCAAAGCAAATGATAAAAAATTTAGCCCGCGCACCTTGGATCTCGATTTACTCTTTTACGATGATGTCATTTGCGAGAGCCCAGCTCAACTACCACGTGACGAAATTACCAAAAATGCCTTTGTATTGCAGCCTTTAGCAGAGGTGGCTCCTGATTTTTATCACCCTGTAGCAAAAAAAACGATTGCCCAAATATGGAATGCATATAACAACCCTCAACAAAAACTATGGAAGGTGGAGTTTTCTAACCCATGA
- a CDS encoding YjaG family protein: protein MTKANNFQRIRELNYLQKAVLASALIERMLPNYGLFSEATGFGDEVILRNALNVCWEKILLPKSKIDLEKQVEKIEPNVPELADFDMFGTYPAIDAATSLLSLMHGLLAQDEQEFVNVSKISQATVARFIEYQMTVEGDVADNKAVREHPLMQYEIEVLGELIDFVEAMGRITAENVKALKKHVLADGQTNIGLAL, encoded by the coding sequence ATGACAAAAGCGAATAATTTTCAGCGTATTAGAGAGTTAAATTATTTACAAAAAGCGGTATTGGCCAGTGCGTTAATAGAGCGTATGTTGCCTAATTATGGGCTATTTAGTGAGGCTACCGGCTTTGGCGATGAGGTTATTTTACGCAATGCTTTAAATGTATGTTGGGAAAAAATACTCCTTCCTAAAAGTAAAATTGATTTAGAAAAGCAAGTTGAAAAAATAGAACCTAATGTTCCTGAACTTGCCGATTTTGATATGTTTGGTACCTATCCTGCAATCGATGCTGCCACCTCATTACTGAGTTTAATGCATGGCCTTTTAGCACAAGATGAGCAAGAGTTTGTTAATGTAAGTAAAATATCACAGGCCACCGTAGCTCGCTTTATTGAGTACCAAATGACGGTTGAAGGTGATGTTGCCGATAACAAAGCGGTGCGTGAACACCCACTGATGCAATACGAAATAGAGGTATTAGGTGAACTAATTGATTTTGTAGAAGCAATGGGGCGTATCACTGCTGAAAATGTGAAAGCATTGAAAAAGCATGTCCTTGCTGATGGCCAAACAAACATTGGTTTAGCACTGTAA
- the folB gene encoding dihydroneopterin aldolase, whose protein sequence is MDKVFISQLHVETIIGVYDFEKKSKQSLYFDIEMLSDIKPAAQNDDINLALDYAKVSERVIEHSTAKPVELLETLVEQLAQIILTEFNTPQVTIKVSKPAAVAQAQTVGVEITRNKALA, encoded by the coding sequence ATGGACAAGGTATTTATATCACAATTGCATGTCGAAACGATTATCGGGGTGTATGATTTTGAAAAGAAAAGTAAACAAAGCCTGTACTTTGATATTGAAATGTTAAGCGACATCAAGCCCGCAGCGCAAAACGACGATATTAACTTGGCACTGGATTACGCTAAGGTAAGTGAGCGTGTTATCGAACACAGTACGGCTAAACCGGTAGAGCTTTTAGAAACACTGGTGGAGCAATTAGCGCAAATCATTTTAACCGAATTTAATACCCCACAAGTGACAATAAAAGTAAGTAAGCCCGCTGCAGTTGCACAAGCGCAAACCGTCGGTGTAGAAATAACGCGTAACAAGGCTCTTGCTTAA
- the tsaD gene encoding tRNA (adenosine(37)-N6)-threonylcarbamoyltransferase complex transferase subunit TsaD: MRILGIESSCDETGIAIYDDEKGLLAHQLYSQVKVHADYGGVVPELASRDHVRKTLPLIDAAFAQAGCGPEDLDGIAYTAGPGLVGALLVGTSIGRSLAYGWDIPAVAVHHMEGHLLAPMLEENVPEFPFIALLVSGGHTMMVKVAGIGQYEVLGESVDDAAGEAFDKTAKLLGLDYPGGPRLAKMAEQGVAKRFVFPRPMTDKPGLDFSFSGLKTAASIAIRENDSDEQTKADIAHAFQTAVIDTLVIKCKRALKQTGIKRLVIAGGVSANTQLRLQLERVMQGMKGEVFYPRTEFCTDNGAMIAYAGMQRLKAGQFATLDMKTKPRWPIDSLEAI, translated from the coding sequence ATGCGAATTTTAGGCATTGAATCGTCATGCGATGAAACTGGTATTGCTATTTATGATGACGAAAAAGGGCTGCTAGCCCATCAATTATATAGCCAAGTAAAAGTACATGCAGACTATGGTGGTGTAGTACCTGAACTTGCCTCGCGCGATCACGTACGTAAAACATTGCCGCTTATTGATGCGGCATTTGCGCAAGCGGGTTGTGGGCCTGAAGATTTAGATGGTATTGCTTATACGGCAGGGCCAGGTTTAGTAGGGGCTTTGTTAGTAGGTACCTCAATTGGTCGCTCTTTAGCATATGGCTGGGATATCCCAGCGGTGGCAGTGCACCATATGGAAGGGCATTTATTAGCGCCAATGCTTGAGGAAAACGTCCCCGAGTTCCCATTTATTGCCTTACTGGTTTCTGGCGGTCATACCATGATGGTAAAAGTTGCTGGTATTGGTCAATACGAAGTATTGGGTGAGTCGGTAGATGATGCTGCTGGTGAAGCATTTGATAAAACAGCCAAGTTACTTGGGCTTGATTATCCAGGTGGCCCTCGTTTGGCTAAAATGGCTGAACAAGGTGTTGCAAAGCGATTTGTTTTTCCGCGTCCAATGACAGACAAACCTGGCTTAGATTTTAGCTTTAGTGGCCTAAAAACCGCCGCTTCAATTGCTATTCGTGAAAACGACAGTGATGAGCAAACAAAAGCAGATATTGCTCATGCATTTCAAACGGCCGTTATTGATACTTTAGTAATTAAGTGTAAGCGCGCATTAAAACAAACCGGTATTAAGCGCTTAGTAATAGCCGGTGGCGTAAGTGCTAATACGCAATTACGTTTGCAATTAGAGCGTGTGATGCAAGGTATGAAGGGCGAAGTGTTTTACCCTCGTACTGAGTTTTGTACTGACAATGGTGCAATGATAGCGTACGCCGGTATGCAGCGTTTAAAAGCGGGGCAGTTTGCTACGCTTGATATGAAAACTAAACCGCGCTGGCCAATCGATAGCTTAGAAGCAATATAG